In Zingiber officinale cultivar Zhangliang chromosome 8B, Zo_v1.1, whole genome shotgun sequence, a single genomic region encodes these proteins:
- the LOC122015856 gene encoding protein MKS1-like, protein MDPSPRRELQGPRPSPLKVGKDSHKIRKPPIAPPRHHHPPAADPPPARPRGPVIIYTVSPKIIHINSSEFMTLVQRLTGSNSSTANPPPLPQPPLPPSGAISPAARIASFERSTAASSSPRVRDARAQPGVSDRWEIGGGPTLDRTASFPGILSPVPSSLPPISPALFTPPAFDPSVISFFHELSPIFANNFNGNIFSNSPIPNLLVTPTVPSPGAFWDLMSQFPDT, encoded by the coding sequence ATGGATCCGTCCCCGCGGCGAGAGCTCCAGGGACCCCGTCCATCTCCTCTCAAGGTCGGCAAAGACTCGCACAAAATCCGGAAGCCGCCTATCGCTCCGCCGCGCCACCACCATCCGCCGGCGGCCGACCCTCCGCCGGCGCGCCCTCGCGGCCCGGTCATCATCTACACCGTCTCCCCCAAGATCATCCACATAAATTCCAGCGAGTTCATGACCCTGGTCCAGCGGCTCACCGGCTCCAACTCCTCAACCGCAAATCCTCCTCCACTGCCGCAGCCGCCTCTGCCCCCATCCGGCGCGATCTCCCCCGCTGCCCGCATCGCCTCCTTCGAGAGATCCACCGCCGCATCCTCGTCGCCGCGTGTGAGGGACGCAAGGGCGCAACCGGGGGTTTCGGATCGGTGGGAGATCGGGGGCGGGCCAACCCTCGACCGGACTGCTTCCTTCCCCGGGATCTTGTCGCCGGTTCCCTCCTCGCTCCCCCCGATCTCCCCCGCACTTTTCACCCCGCCGGCGTTCGATCCTAGCGTGATTAGCTTCTTCCACGAGCTGAGCCCAATTTTCGCCAACAACTTCAACGGCAACATCTTCAGCAACAGTCCCATCCCTAATTTGCTCGTGACTCCCACCGTGCCATCGCCGGGAGCATTTTGGGATCTCATGAGCCAATTTCCAGACACGTAG
- the LOC122017498 gene encoding E3 ubiquitin-protein ligase PUB23-like has product MDDSSSIEVPRLFLCPISLEIMRDPVTAATGMTYDRRSIERWLLVDGRSTCPVTQLQLPPDAAASLTPNHTLRRLIQSWSAAAGEAVDRIPTPRAPVDRTEVAGFIRDLSVRQRRVDVIRKVVDLAGESESNRRCMAGAGVPAKMAEILMDTSKIDGEDVSLALDALDVLRVPPEKWKPVVDGAGNRLIDTMVRILMHGCDEVKSTATLILKSIVEAANRGTLEQLSPLFFQSVLCSIRDDVGGGRISSSSTPHAALKILSHVTPWGRNRVKIVEAGGVWASVELELAAAEGDERRRRRTELNLALLRQLCECAEGRAELVRHAAGIAVVAKRVLRVSPAANEQGVAILCAVGRCLATEERVVREMLAVGAVAKLCLMLQANCSTGVKEKARRVLRLHSAAWKDSPCVQSYLSI; this is encoded by the coding sequence ATGGATGATTCGTCTTCGATCGAAGTGCCCCGGTTGTTCCTCTGCCCGATCTCCCTCGAGATCATGCGCGACCCCGTCACCGCCGCCACCGGCATGACCTACGACCGCCGGAGCATCGAGCGGTGGCTCCTCGTCGACGGCCGCTCCACGTGCCCCGTCACGCAGCTCCAGCTCCCGCCCGATGCCGCGGCCTCACTCACACCCAACCACACCCTCCGCCGCCTCATCCAGTCTTGGTCCGCCGCCGCCGGCGAGGCCGTTGACCGCATCCCCACGCCGAGGGCCCCCGTCGACCGGACAGAAGTCGCTGGCTTCATCCGCGACCTCTCGGTCCGGCAGCGACGGGTCGACGTGATCAGGAAGGTAGTCGACCTCGCCGGGGAGAGCGAGAGCAACAGGCGGTGCATGGCGGGCGCTGGCGTTCCGGCGAAAATGGCGGAGATCTTAATGGACACGAGTAAAATAGACGGGGAGGATGTGAGTTTGGCGCTCGATGCGCTTGACGTCCTCCGGGTGCCGCCGGAGAAGTGGAAGCCGGTCGTCGACGGCGCCGGCAACCGCCTCATCGATACGATGGTGAGAATCTTAATGCATGGATGTGACGAAGTAAAATCAACGGCCACGTTAATCTTGAAGTCGATCGTCGAGGCGGCGAATCGAGGAACGCTGGAGCAATTGAGTCCCCTGTTCTTCCAATCCGTACTCTGCTCAATCCGCGACGACGTCGGCGGCGGCCGGATCTCTAGCTCTTCCACTCCCCATGCGGCGCTCAAGATCCTGTCCCACGTCACTCCGTGGGGCCGGAACCGGGTGAAGATTGTGGAGGCCGGCGGCGTGTGGGCGTCGGTGGAGCTAGAGCTGGCAGCGGCGGAGGGCgacgagaggaggaggaggaggacggaGCTCAACCTGGCGCTTCTGCGCCAACTGTGCGAGTGCGCGGAGGGTCGAGCAGAGCTGGTGCGGCACGCGGCGGGCATCGCGGTGGTGGCGAAGCGGGTGCTGCGGGTGTCGCCGGCGGCGAACGAGCAGGGGGTGGCCATACTGTGCGCGGTGGGGAGGTGCTTAGCGACGGAGGAGCGGGTGGTGCGGGAAATGCTGGCCGTGGGGGCGGTGGCGAAGCTCTGCCTGATGCTGCAGGCCAACTGCTCCACCGGAGTCAAGGAGAAGGCGAGGCGGGTGCTGAGGTTGCACTCTGCGGCGTGGAAGGATTCACCGTGCGTGCAATCTTATTTGTCAATTTAA